GCAAACCTTTTGCTGAGCTGAGGAATCCACTTGAATGGAGAAAACTTCCTTCTGCCACTTTCTACCCCCACGTACAACGGTAATCCGGTTCGGCGATATCGTTTGATTTTCCCTCCTAAACTGCACGGCATATTTCTGTTGATAAAAGTGGTTCCGCACAATCGTTTTGTCTTCTATTggcttgaatttttttctgcggcGATTTCGTTCTAAACACATGTTCAGGGGCGCCTTCAGGTAAATCTGCGCGTAATTAAAGTGGTCTGCAAAGGGAGGTAAGTGTTTAGTTTCGAGGTAGATTCGCTGAATAACATGTTCATTAGTGTCAATGGTGCCTCCGTCATTCTGCGAACGTGTGAAGAGGGAGTGGCGAGACAGGTGAGTTATCCCCTATCATAAGctcacacacacatgtatatatatatggttatatgtacatacacttTCTGCACAATAGGTAgtatttcttcctcattgAAGGCAGGTGGAATGTATCGTTCAGCAGGATAAGAACATGCTCGGTCTTTCGCCTGCATTGCCTGCTACTACAACGTTGATTTTGCATCTGCATTAAGGATGCGCAGTAGGCGTAGGCAATGCGTCTGGCTCTTCTCCAGTACTTAACTTGGTTAGCAGAAGTCGGTTTCATTGCTATGTTCACTGCTTCTGTCATGTTCggtcctttttcttttttgtggtTGAGAGCCCTAATCAGCATAACGTGACCCCCTTTGATGGTGGTTTTTTTTACGATAGGGTAGTAGACACCCCGATAATGTTTCTCCCTCCCATAAACGGTGTACGTTCTGTTCAGTAACAGATGAAGATTCCTTTGAACAATTTTCGACGGATTTAGGGAAGTTACTTCGGGTAGGTGTCCACGATATAACTGCTTTTCTATGAAATCTAAAGATACGTTaaaagtttttattttattcctacGTAGGTAGGAATGATAATGGTACATCCATTCATCTTTGTGTCTGTACAAGTAGCAAATTAGATGGAAATCGTCTGATTGGTTGGTTAGCGTAGTTCTCCTGAGAGGTTTCCTTTGGACTACTTTGCGCAGGGTTGGATAAAGTTGATGGGTAATTCCTCTTGGGGGAAGTCCACGTCGGAGTTGTTCCTTtgtctttccatttttaaccCCTTTAGATCCCGCACCCCGGTCCCATCCAGAGCTCCTCCCAATGTGGAGCAAATGACTAGTTAGTTGGACCAAAAAGCGGAAAGACACCTTCTGGTCAGTCTCCCCCCCATGACC
The Plasmodium knowlesi strain H genome assembly, chromosome: 2 DNA segment above includes these coding regions:
- a CDS encoding L-seryl-tRNA(Sec) kinase, putative: MKCAFLFYGKPCSGKDTFINLLLTKRRQLELFLYLFNNLIHKNESNVRLREKIFFIQLIKYYYRIEKRRRKTSIFCGHGGETDQKVSFRFLVQLTSHLLHIGRSSGWDRGAGSKGVKNGKTKEQLRRGLPPRGITHQLYPTLRKVVQRKPLRRTTLTNQSDDFHLICYLYRHKDEWMYHYHSYLRRNKIKTFNVSLDFIEKQLYRGHLPEVTSLNPSKIVQRNLHLLLNRTYTVYGREKHYRGVYYPIVKKTTIKGGHVMLIRALNHKKEKGPNMTEAVNIAMKPTSANQVKYWRRARRIAYAYCASLMQMQNQRCSSRQCRRKTEHVLILLNDTFHLPSMRKKYYLLCRKYHFNYAQIYLKAPLNMCLERNRRRKKFKPIEDKTIVRNHFYQQKYAVQFRRENQTISPNRITVVRGGRKWQKEVFSIQVDSSAQQKLTDALRLIYSHLDEFRNQAKGKQTHIVQEIKRDNPPNRLDMLNLMINKIIHEKLKSLPNERKNQCAKKFRVIKLRLLKECRDGKDYSMKDLDSMFDVE